A stretch of DNA from Triticum dicoccoides isolate Atlit2015 ecotype Zavitan chromosome 2A, WEW_v2.0, whole genome shotgun sequence:
GAAAGACAGATGCGAGTGGCTGGTTCCAAAGAggacatttccggcattaagcttggtTAAACTCCTTCAAAAAATTTCAAGAGCGAGGTAATCTATGACACCTTGCATGCAGactagcgttggagctcggatgcaaaaaGAGACTTCGGACGCAGTCCGACGTTGAAGCCCAACTGCAAGAGGACACCACCGCATGGGAAAAACATCGAACCTGATGTGTagcgtaaaaataacaaggcattgataaagaccGGAAACTTAAAAGGACTCCCCGGATGCCTGACGTAACTCTTTAGATGCCCTACGTGTGAACTCTTCGGATACACCTCGACGATTCTCGAAGAtcgaaaatgggaaaatttgttgaacCGTTGAACCAACTTTCAAGACTGGCGACCGTTGACACGATCGAGCACGCCCCAATGCTGTAGATTATGAAGTGCATGGGCTTCGACGATCGTTGGCTAGGGTGGATCCACTGCTTATTTTCGACCGCAAAATCTTCGGTTCTCCTAAACGGAACCCCCGGTAGGCAATTCTTCTGTAAGAGAGGGGTGCGCCAAGGCGACCCGCTGTCCCCTCTCATCTCCGTCTTGGCAGCTGACCTTCTTCAAGCAGCCATCAATGACGCATATCAGAGAGGCAAGCTCGAGCTGCCCATGCCCGCCGTGGAAAATGACTACCCGATGATCCAGTACGCGGATGATACGATCCTAGTAATGCCAGTTGATCAAGCACAAGCGGAGACGATTAAGCACATTCTGCAGGACTATGCATCGTCCATTGGATTGCATATCAACTTTCATAAATCGACTCTGATGACGGTTAACACGGAGGTGGATGCAACAGAACGACTGGCAGAGATTTTTGGATGCAAGGTTGGCAAGATGCCGTTCACGTACCTTGGCATGCCGATGGGCATGGCTAAACCCACCGTGTCTGACCTAATGCCGCTAGTGGCTTTAGTTGAGCGCAGATTATCCAGCGTGGCCTCGCTCTTGGATCTTGGATCAAAACTCACCTTAGTCAACTCAGTGGTCACGTCCCTAGCGATTTATGCTATGTGCTCCATCAGACTACCTCCGAGGATCCTGGAACACCTTGACAAGCTCAGGCGATACTGTCTTTGGGAGAAGGAAACTGATGATGGCCACAAAGCTGTGTCCTTGGCGGCCTGGAACCTAGTCTGTCGCCCCAAAGAGAAAGGTGGGCTGGGGATAATTGATCTGCAAATTCAAAACCAAGGCCTGCTGCTGAAACAACTGCACAAATTTTACAACCGTTGTGACGTGCCATGGGTTCACCTGATTTGGTCCACGTATTATGAGGGTTCGGTGCCCCATGCAACTGATCACTGCGGGTCGTTTTGGTGGCGCGACATCTTGCAACTTACTCCAACATACAGAGGGATCACATCGGTGGAGGTGCGAGATGGGAGCACAGTATTGTTTTGGAAGGACCTGTGGCACAGCCACATCCTTAGTGATAGCCACCCCAGACTGTTCTCCTTCGCTTCAAACGAAGATGTCTTGGTGCAAGCGCTGCTGACGGCACCTACGCTTGGGCACAACTTCCAGGTGCCGATCTCGGCACAGGCCAGGGAAGAGTTGCATGACCTTCAAGGCAGCATGGCCGGAACCGAGCTGACCGAGGCCCCCGACATCTGGAAATGCATCTGGGGGTCGCGGACTTCGCTCCAAAAAAGTACTACGATTATTGCTTTCGGGGGGTGGTGGCGGACGATGCATTCAAGTGGATCTGGAGATCAAAATGCACTAATAAGTGGAGGGTTTTTGCGTGGCTCCTTCTTGCGGACAGGCTGAATACTAGGAACATGCTGAAGAGGAGAGGTATGAAGCTACGAGATGATGTATACACTTGCCTCCTTTGTGATGACCCACCGGAAGAAACTATGGAGCACCTTTTCTTCGACTGTGCCTTCAGTAGAAGATGTTGGATGAAGCTGGGGATCGACTGGATGCGAGGTGGAAACAGGCTTCAACTTGTGCATGTGGCAAAAAACAGGTGGACGAAGCCCATGTTTATGGAGATCTTTATCATTTCGGCCTGGAGCATTTGGAAGGAACGTAACAACAAGCACTTCAGAGGGGTGACGCCTACAATGGATGGCTGGCTCCTCAGATTCAAAAATGATTTTCATATGATGAGGTACAGAATCAAGGAGGCTGGGGTGCCCTTTGTGGATAGTTTTGTTACCTCCATCTAGTCTACAAAAACAGTCACACTCCTTTATACTTACACTTTGTACACTCTTATTCCCTCTCTCTCTGGTGGTGAGGGCTTGACATACCCATCCTAATGTAACACCACAGAGTTGTACTTTGTACTTGTTGAGTCAATTTAAAGTCAGTGGGGGCTGCCCTCACTGTCCTGAGCTTTCAAAAAAGACTGACGACCGAAAATGAAGAATAGTTCAAATGAACCGAGgagtgtccccaacttgaagaccagaAGCTGAAGATGTTCCGAGGATAATCAATGTCCTCGACTTGACGATCGATTCAGGGGCTATTGATGGTGTCTTGAACTAggaggtactcaccacgtcgtctcccgaccaggtggGTTGGTCGAGGACCCCCCATGGCTGTTCACTAACGGGCTTGTTCGGGTAGCCAATGACGCATACaagaaagattccacaagacttgacgcACAAGATGAGGACTCCTGTAACCCTAGGCCTTCGGTACATTATAATCTGAGTTTAGGGTAGTCAATATATTATTACATTACAACTTAGatcaacaatctcgtggtagatacatgtactctgtactataccCCATATCAATAAAATTAGAAGCAGGATgtcgggtattatctcttcgagaaagGCTGAACCTGGTTAAATCCCCATGTCCATTGTTCATCATGTTGCCGTCGTgccaagatgcctagcttaggatCCCTACCTCGAGATATGCCGGGTTTAGCACCGACACTACCGCTCCACCCGCGCCATCTAGCGTGAGCATTGGCGGTACCACATGTTGGAGGTGGAGAAAGAAGCAATCGAAGTCCGTTGCTGCCGCCGCTGGCGTTGCTGATAGCGAGAAATAATAGACCATGGGAGGCCGCCACCGCTTGGATCCCATGAAGGCCCTGGCACCATGCTGTCGAGCTGCATAGGCGGAGGCTCTTCTCCCCTGGCGGAAGCATATACCTCGGGGGCTCAAGGTGTTCCAGTAAGAGGGCTGCCGGACATAGGGAAGACATGTCGCTGGAATGGGGCCCCGCGCGGTCGGTGATAGACTAGGTTAGAGTAGGCTAGCCTAGTCCATTATAGTTTAGTTGAAATATGTTGAGAATGTAAATGTTTTTGTCTGATTTAAATGAAAATCATTCGGTTTACGTGTAATTGTCCGGTTTGTTTTGTTTGAAATGTATGCGACTACAGCTGGATAGCCGGTTTCCGTATCGGTGTCCGTGGAATGGTCCCCATTGGTCCGCAGACAAATACGGTGTCTGATTTAGGGAGTGTTGGAGATGCCGTTACCAACACATCGGGCTCTTTTAAAAGGGAGGGAACAAAAGAGGAAACCAAAAAAAAGTAACTATGAGACTAGCGTTCATTCAACCGACAAAACAACAAAGTACACTCCCctcaaaaggaaaaaaacaacaacaaagcaCTCTCCCCTCAAAAGGAAATAAACAAGAGAAAATCCACCCCGACGTACCCTAAATGTCGGATATGATCGAGTCATGCTCCGAGAACTATTTGGGACGTTGTCGACCTCGTTCACCTCCGGCCGGTAACTGCATAGAACGTCTGCGTCACTTGACAAACCAAGACGACGACAGCCATAAGGAAGGCGATAGCCATACCGAGGTGCCGGTCATGGCAGAACCATCCCATGAATCTAAACACGCGGCTCTGGCAGCGTTCCTGCAGCTTGTGCCAGATGGGCTTGAGGTAGTTCCGGTCAAGGTTGTCGACGTCCATGACCACCCCATTGCAGAGGTCCGCGAAGCCTTGAGCGACCTGCTCGTCACTCGGCAGGAAGTGCTCGACGATCCCTGCGTTAACCAGTAGCTTCACGTCCTCCACCGTGCCGGCCACCTGCGACATGAAGAGGCAGTACGCCGTGACGGGCCTCCGTGGGACGTGCTCCTCCAGCGCCATCAGGTTACGCAGGACGGTCCACGTGTTGCTGTCGACTCGCAGGTGGGGGATGCACAGCGTGCCTCGCTTAAGGCGCACGTCGAGGACGGTCCACTCCTCCCCGCTCGCGAAGACCCGGCGCTTGAACCGCATGCCGCCGTACCGGCCGTACTCCGTCGCCCGGCGCCACCGGCCGGTGCGCCGTGCCGTGCTCGCTGCCATTTCCGGTAGCGGATTGGTTGGCTGAAAGTAGTGATGCACCAGGTGCAGCAAGTGGGACGCCTGCCGCGGCGCCGGCCGCAGCTTCTTGCTGATGTAGAGCTGCGCCTGCAGAAGCTCCTGGACAGAGACGGCGATGCTTTCGAGGACGGACATGCCGGCGCCTCCTGCGATGTGCTCGTGGATCTTCTCAAGCACGAAGAGAGGTATCTGGTTCTCAACAAGGAACACGGTGTCGCGCACCACCGCGCTGTCGGAGACCCCACCGGCCGCCGTCGAAGCGCCGCCATTGCCGCATGCCccagctgtcacataatgaacaaaCAGAAGAAGCAGGTAGCACCCGTCGCGCAGCAGCATACCGGAAAACTGCTCCGGCGTGAGTTGGCCAACGCCATCGGCGTAACACTCCCTCGCTCGTGGCTCCAACTTCTCCACTAGTCGCGCTAGAGTGTGTTCGTCCGAGAGGCTCTTGAGGAAGGAGACACCGCACAGCTTCTCTTTTTCAGTCCGTGGGGACGAACAGCTTAGATGGTACGGCCCAATCGGCACGTACTGCGGCGTGTAGCTGTTGCCGTCCAAACCACGGAATTGCATACGGACCTTGGAGATGGAGACAGCCCGCGCCATCTCAGATCGTTTGGCCGGCGCTTGTTTCTTCCCTGCCTCCAAATCGCTGTGCGAGTCAACATTTGGGACTCCTGCATCTGCACGCAAAAATTACTGTAGTAGTCAGCACACAAACTAACTAGCAGAGTATAGGTAAAAATTTCAGTGACAAAATAGGATCGTGATGGCTCTCTAGCAGGGCCGGACTGCTATCACTCCAGCACTCTAGAACTAGAACAATCATATGGTGCACACATTTCGCAATTTGGATCACTGAATCTTTCGTACAATGAATGACAAAGGAATATTTTCTCAACGCAATTAACAGAGTAAGAAACAGGCAAATATGCACTTCATACCTTGCGCCATTAAGCTCGAAGCTCCAAACTTTGTAGCTACTCGCCGTGCCTCACAGCAACTCACTATGTATAGCCATATAACTTTATATATTCACTGTATCTTAACAGATAAGCCAACTGACAAGGCGACCATCCAACACCCTAAGATCCCTCCGACACATCTGACCTCTGTCCTAAAGTTAATAAAATAAGGACCCTTTAGCTGGCGAACGGTCGTCAGGAGGGAGTGGCATTTGCGAACGATTTCAGTGACACTTCTAGTTTGAGTGGATGGCAGTTTATTCAGAGTGAGATGACTGTTTCTGTAAGCAATTTTCATTTTTAAACGGCTATCTTTTGATCTCATCTCAAACTAAAACTACCACTAAGAAGTTCGCTTGTCACCCCTCTCAGCGATTGGTTGCCAGTTAGTTTTTCCGATAAATAATCCGTAGCACAAGTATCCTTAGAATAAACAGTACAGATTTGGTTTTCTTTTTTGGCCTTACAcatatatactcccttcgttcctaaatatttatctttttagagatttcaaatagactatcacatacggatgtatataggcatatttagagtgtagattcactcattttgcttcgtatgtagtcacttgttgaaatctctagaaagacaaatatttaggaacaaagggagtattttGGTATTTTTCAGAAAGTGTTctgtgcaaaaaaaaaaaaacaaacaaacaaaagagctgctagagattggatctcaataGTATTTTAATGGCAACCGTTGTACTCTGCTAGGTAGACGATTGCACACATTGAAAAATTGAACAGCCAATCTACGGCATGCACTGAGA
This window harbors:
- the LOC119357310 gene encoding UPF0481 protein At3g47200-like, translated to MAQDAGVPNVDSHSDLEAGKKQAPAKRSEMARAVSISKVRMQFRGLDGNSYTPQYVPIGPYHLSCSSPRTEKEKLCGVSFLKSLSDEHTLARLVEKLEPRARECYADGVGQLTPEQFSGMLLRDGCYLLLLFVHYVTAGACGNGGASTAAGGVSDSAVVRDTVFLVENQIPLFVLEKIHEHIAGGAGMSVLESIAVSVQELLQAQLYISKKLRPAPRQASHLLHLVHHYFQPTNPLPEMAASTARRTGRWRRATEYGRYGGMRFKRRVFASGEEWTVLDVRLKRGTLCIPHLRVDSNTWTVLRNLMALEEHVPRRPVTAYCLFMSQVAGTVEDVKLLVNAGIVEHFLPSDEQVAQGFADLCNGVVMDVDNLDRNYLKPIWHKLQERCQSRVFRFMGWFCHDRHLGMAIAFLMAVVVLVCQVTQTFYAVTGRR